A region of Prochlorococcus marinus subsp. pastoris str. CCMP1986 DNA encodes the following proteins:
- a CDS encoding DUF2237 family protein encodes MNKESQKNNEHLNVLGQKLEVCSCKPLTGWFRDGYCKYDSNDGGNHSICCIMDDNFLKYSKSQGNDLITPMPMYSFPGLKDGDHWCICLDRWRQALLDGLAPMVILEATNIKVLESVSLEKLKEYQFNKK; translated from the coding sequence ATGAATAAAGAAAGTCAAAAAAATAATGAACATTTAAATGTTTTAGGACAAAAGCTCGAGGTATGCAGTTGCAAACCTCTTACAGGTTGGTTTCGAGATGGATATTGCAAATACGATTCAAATGATGGAGGAAATCATTCAATTTGCTGCATAATGGATGATAATTTCCTTAAATATAGTAAGTCTCAAGGTAATGATTTAATAACACCTATGCCAATGTATTCATTCCCAGGCTTGAAGGATGGAGATCATTGGTGTATTTGTTTAGATAGGTGGAGACAGGCATTGCTTGATGGCTTAGCACCTATGGTTATTTTAGAAGCAACAAATATAAAAGTTTTAGAATCTGTATCGTTAGAAAAATTAAAAGAATATCAATTTAATAAAAAATAA
- a CDS encoding ATP adenylyltransferase, which produces MRNEKYWVKALDQTHLSITNNGLFPLKTTVVTREYYNKNDFIIRELDTSRFTKKNNYGPNQNPFNPWDKILEVDKVGTNHQLILNKYPVQKGHILLITNTWRPQDGWLDINDWIAIQMVNEDTSGLWFFNSSPIAGASQPHRHFQLLRRDHGEIICPREKWFLDFENNNDQDSKLKKNTVVSKFNFLNNSINIYNLYLELSNKIGLGNPIDDEKPRFPYNILITNNWIAIIKRKYDHVHGFSVNGLGFAGYLLVTEKSNINYLKKYGPEKLLENFV; this is translated from the coding sequence ATGAGAAATGAAAAATATTGGGTTAAAGCATTAGATCAAACTCATTTATCTATTACCAATAACGGCTTATTTCCTTTAAAAACGACTGTTGTAACTAGGGAATATTACAATAAAAATGATTTTATAATTAGAGAACTTGATACTTCAAGATTTACGAAAAAAAATAATTATGGTCCAAATCAGAATCCATTTAACCCATGGGATAAGATACTTGAAGTTGACAAAGTTGGAACTAATCATCAACTAATACTAAATAAATATCCTGTACAAAAAGGTCATATTTTACTAATAACAAATACTTGGAGACCTCAAGATGGATGGTTAGATATTAATGATTGGATAGCTATACAAATGGTAAATGAAGATACAAGTGGCCTATGGTTTTTTAATAGTTCTCCCATAGCAGGAGCAAGTCAACCTCATAGGCATTTTCAGCTTTTAAGAAGAGATCATGGTGAAATTATTTGTCCAAGAGAGAAGTGGTTTTTAGATTTTGAAAATAATAATGATCAAGATAGCAAGCTTAAGAAAAATACTGTTGTCTCAAAATTTAACTTTTTAAATAATTCAATAAATATTTATAATTTATACTTAGAACTTTCAAACAAAATTGGTTTAGGAAATCCAATTGATGATGAAAAACCAAGATTTCCTTACAATATTTTAATTACAAATAATTGGATAGCCATAATTAAAAGAAAATATGATCACGTCCATGGCTTTAGTGTTAATGGGTTGGGTTTTGCAGGATACTTACTAGTCACAGAAAAATCTAATATTAATTATTTAAAGAAATATGGACCAGAGAAACTTCTTGAAAATTTTGTCTGA
- a CDS encoding molecular chaperone DnaJ: MSNSENSNTKRISIDLPEELVSRFDQLRKEWGFRARGPVIEKLLTEILQEEELLPKSQQQTIDYSEKGDINEYSNFDEKSALVLIKSDKDESNSKESEEKLLLNNKEVIEKPNLNINLPNFVGKKVKNLRRSINIEKTKQKINDIQINTIKENDLIKCRIEIISHWKNLYGSIPNEQVVEASIDWFCIDIWPNIDGTEQLPFTWSAANKLMSDLCPFWIKQTPSLELVILMIGVLEDPFATSDLINRVPTLVRRFISRFKRKNKGNSFEALDSTMTVHGALKLLKLSTAAGSAHTLNKIREAYKIKALETHPDSGGSTDEMRKLNDAYQLLKNMYRQ; this comes from the coding sequence TTGAGTAATTCTGAGAATTCAAATACAAAAAGAATTTCAATTGATTTGCCAGAAGAGTTAGTTTCTAGGTTTGATCAATTACGAAAAGAATGGGGTTTTAGAGCAAGAGGTCCTGTAATAGAAAAGTTGCTTACAGAAATTCTTCAAGAAGAAGAATTATTACCTAAAAGTCAACAACAGACAATTGATTACAGCGAAAAGGGGGATATTAATGAATACTCTAACTTTGATGAAAAGAGTGCTTTAGTCCTTATTAAATCTGATAAGGATGAGAGTAATAGTAAAGAATCCGAAGAAAAACTTCTTTTAAATAATAAAGAAGTTATTGAAAAACCAAACTTAAACATCAACCTACCTAATTTTGTTGGAAAAAAAGTTAAAAATCTGAGAAGAAGTATAAATATTGAAAAGACAAAACAAAAAATTAATGATATTCAAATTAATACAATTAAGGAAAATGATTTAATTAAATGTCGGATTGAAATTATAAGCCATTGGAAAAACCTATATGGATCAATTCCAAATGAACAAGTAGTAGAAGCATCTATTGATTGGTTTTGTATAGATATTTGGCCAAATATTGATGGAACCGAGCAGTTGCCATTCACTTGGAGTGCTGCAAATAAATTAATGTCGGATTTATGCCCTTTTTGGATAAAACAAACTCCTTCCTTAGAGTTAGTTATTTTAATGATAGGTGTATTAGAAGATCCATTTGCAACATCTGATTTAATAAATAGGGTCCCAACATTAGTAAGAAGATTTATAAGTAGGTTTAAAAGAAAAAATAAAGGAAATTCATTTGAAGCACTTGATTCAACAATGACTGTTCATGGAGCTCTAAAATTATTAAAGTTATCCACCGCCGCGGGGTCAGCACATACATTAAATAAAATACGAGAAGCATATAAAATTAAAGCTTTAGAAACCCATCCAGATTCTGGTGGATCTACTGATGAGATGAGGAAATTAAATGATGCATATCAATTACTTAAAAATATGTATAGACAATAG
- the pheT gene encoding phenylalanine--tRNA ligase subunit beta has protein sequence MKVSQNWLKSLVEINTTAHDLSEKLSIGGFEVESLVDCSENVKGIVLGKVLSVVKHENSDKLSICIVDIGRSNPLQIVCGAKNVKQNIYVYVATVGTHLSAINLTIKKSEIRGVSSEGMICSLEELGIEDTSEGIAIIDEDIALNHNLGTSGAELLDLNDYIYDLAITANRPDGMSVVGIAREISALLETKLNFPGLKTRYKTNVYKNFNLCPEAISKNCLYSISNIESVNGKQLSPGWLKDRLDKSGIKSINLLVDITNYILLEQGQPLHAFDKDKLSNLIGRKVSYEDFSVRKANNNESLLCLNGENYKLNENITIIACDDKPVAIAGVIGGLETAVNEDTSSIYLEGAVFNPVIIRKSSKVIGIRTESSSRYEKGISYKNTLDSVTRAINILEEYFNITSPIINTSTELDLKKILIPLRRERIKKILGPIVIRNENYENNSKLEKRYLTDTEITEKLKLIGCTLNIKEYGWDVEIIPNRSQDLLREIDLIEEIARLIGYDMFDLNLPNPIKPGKLSSFQIALRKLKTGLIVNGFNEVLSYSLVPESKNNLIKISNPLLLETSCLRDNIWKEHINICNQNIKSGHEYCWIFEVGNIFHKKPDFSQEEILNGAIYGNNKFEQWLGSNKDNNMTYYEARGKLKEALSILNLNIEDKPTDTIDFLHPGRSSRLFTEGNEVGYFGEIHPNLISNKIALKKMYLFSLKINSILQASTRKNKWITVYKQFPTVPKMERDINFIFNKKYLVSEIISQIKKSGTKLLENVNLIDVYDDDSFGKEFISYTFRLSYRDSEKTLLDSDIGYLHDSVVEIIEKKFSTKLRD, from the coding sequence ATGAAGGTCTCTCAGAATTGGTTGAAATCTCTTGTAGAAATAAATACTACAGCACACGATTTATCGGAAAAATTATCAATAGGTGGTTTCGAAGTTGAGTCACTTGTTGATTGTTCAGAAAATGTAAAAGGTATAGTTCTTGGAAAGGTTTTGTCAGTAGTTAAGCATGAGAATTCAGATAAGTTATCTATATGCATTGTTGACATCGGAAGGTCTAATCCTTTACAAATTGTTTGTGGAGCAAAAAATGTAAAACAAAATATATATGTTTATGTAGCTACTGTTGGTACACATTTAAGTGCGATAAATTTAACTATTAAAAAGAGTGAAATAAGAGGTGTTTCTAGTGAAGGAATGATTTGTTCGCTAGAAGAATTAGGAATTGAAGATACTAGTGAGGGTATCGCCATTATTGATGAGGATATAGCTTTAAATCATAATTTAGGGACATCAGGAGCTGAATTACTTGATCTCAACGACTACATCTACGATTTAGCGATTACTGCAAATAGACCTGATGGCATGTCTGTAGTTGGAATTGCAAGAGAAATATCTGCTCTTTTGGAAACTAAGTTAAACTTTCCAGGTTTAAAAACTAGGTATAAAACAAATGTTTATAAAAATTTTAATCTCTGCCCTGAGGCAATCTCAAAAAATTGTCTTTATTCAATAAGCAATATTGAGTCTGTCAATGGGAAGCAATTATCTCCGGGATGGCTCAAAGATCGTTTAGATAAATCAGGGATTAAATCTATTAATCTTTTGGTAGACATAACTAACTACATTCTTTTAGAACAAGGACAACCATTACATGCATTTGATAAAGACAAATTATCTAATTTAATTGGCCGAAAGGTTTCATATGAGGATTTCTCGGTTAGAAAGGCAAATAATAATGAAAGTCTTTTGTGTTTGAATGGCGAGAATTATAAATTAAATGAAAATATAACTATCATCGCTTGTGACGATAAACCAGTCGCTATAGCAGGTGTAATTGGTGGTTTGGAAACAGCTGTAAATGAGGACACTTCTTCAATTTATCTTGAAGGAGCAGTTTTTAATCCTGTTATTATTAGAAAATCATCTAAAGTAATAGGAATTAGAACAGAATCAAGTAGCAGATATGAAAAAGGAATTTCCTATAAAAATACTTTAGATTCAGTTACCCGCGCTATTAATATCTTAGAAGAATACTTTAATATTACGAGTCCAATAATTAATACTTCCACTGAGCTGGATTTAAAAAAAATATTAATACCTTTGAGAAGGGAAAGAATTAAAAAAATACTTGGTCCAATTGTAATTAGAAATGAAAATTACGAGAATAATAGTAAATTGGAAAAAAGATATTTAACAGATACAGAAATAACAGAGAAATTAAAGCTAATAGGATGCACTTTAAACATAAAGGAATATGGATGGGATGTAGAAATTATTCCCAACAGGTCCCAAGATTTATTACGAGAAATTGATTTAATAGAGGAAATTGCAAGGTTAATCGGTTATGACATGTTTGATTTGAATTTACCAAATCCCATAAAACCAGGAAAGCTTTCTTCATTTCAAATAGCATTAAGGAAATTAAAAACCGGATTAATAGTTAATGGATTTAACGAAGTATTGTCTTATTCTCTCGTTCCAGAAAGTAAGAATAATTTAATAAAGATTTCAAATCCATTACTGTTGGAAACAAGTTGTTTAAGAGATAATATTTGGAAAGAGCATATTAATATATGTAATCAAAATATCAAGTCAGGACATGAATATTGTTGGATATTTGAAGTTGGAAATATTTTTCATAAAAAACCTGATTTTTCACAAGAGGAAATTTTAAATGGAGCTATTTATGGAAATAATAAATTTGAACAATGGTTAGGCTCAAATAAAGATAATAATATGACTTATTACGAGGCCAGAGGAAAGTTAAAGGAAGCATTATCAATATTAAATTTAAATATAGAAGATAAACCAACTGATACTATAGATTTTCTTCATCCAGGCAGATCATCTAGATTATTTACTGAAGGTAATGAAGTTGGATATTTTGGTGAAATCCATCCAAATTTAATTTCTAATAAAATAGCATTAAAAAAAATGTATTTATTTAGTTTAAAAATAAACAGTATCTTACAAGCAAGCACTAGAAAAAATAAATGGATAACAGTTTATAAACAATTCCCAACAGTTCCCAAAATGGAGCGTGATATTAATTTTATATTCAATAAAAAATACTTAGTAAGTGAGATAATTTCACAAATAAAAAAATCTGGTACAAAATTATTGGAAAATGTTAATTTAATTGATGTTTATGATGATGATAGTTTTGGTAAAGAATTTATAAGCTACACATTTAGATTGTCTTATAGAGATTCTGAAAAAACATTATTAGATTCTGACATAGGATATCTTCACGATAGTGTTGTTGAAATAATTGAAAAAAAATTCAGCACTAAATTAAGAGATTAA